A section of the Kribbella sp. HUAS MG21 genome encodes:
- a CDS encoding MmcQ/YjbR family DNA-binding protein produces MDAQAVMKVMAGLPEAEEHEGWAGQPVFKVRNKSFAYLSEDQSRMHLKALREEQEALVAENPDVYTPSWDGGRFAWVLIQLDQADEEELGELITEAYRLTAPKYLIAQLDS; encoded by the coding sequence ATGGATGCGCAGGCGGTGATGAAGGTGATGGCGGGGCTGCCGGAGGCCGAGGAGCACGAGGGGTGGGCGGGCCAGCCGGTGTTCAAGGTGCGGAACAAGAGCTTCGCGTACCTGTCCGAGGACCAGAGCCGGATGCATCTCAAGGCGCTTCGCGAGGAGCAGGAGGCGCTCGTCGCGGAGAACCCGGACGTCTACACGCCCTCCTGGGACGGCGGCCGCTTCGCCTGGGTGCTGATCCAGCTGGACCAGGCCGACGAGGAGGAGCTCGGCGAACTCATCACGGAGGCCTACCGCCTCACTGCCCCGAAGTACCTGATCGCCCAGCTAGACAGCTGA
- a CDS encoding GNAT family N-acetyltransferase, whose amino-acid sequence MVNLRPAGPDRWPDVETVMGERGDPSRCFCQYFRLRGKAWSGSCPEDNREGLRDQVRGGDVPPGVLAYDGNTPVGWCAVGPRASYPRVVASPNWRTDEPDAWVITCFVVPVGHRRQGIAGELVQGAVELARSHGATAVEACAVDTAAEGRVPAADLYRGPLSVYLAAGFTEVSRTNPRWVLVRSAV is encoded by the coding sequence ATGGTGAACCTGCGCCCGGCCGGCCCGGACCGCTGGCCCGATGTCGAAACCGTGATGGGCGAGCGCGGCGACCCGTCGCGCTGCTTCTGCCAGTACTTCCGGCTCCGCGGCAAGGCGTGGTCCGGCAGCTGCCCGGAGGACAACCGCGAGGGCCTGCGCGACCAGGTCCGCGGCGGCGATGTCCCGCCGGGCGTCCTGGCGTACGACGGGAACACGCCGGTCGGGTGGTGCGCCGTCGGACCGCGGGCGTCGTACCCGCGGGTCGTCGCCTCGCCCAACTGGCGCACGGACGAGCCGGACGCCTGGGTGATCACCTGCTTCGTCGTACCGGTCGGCCACCGCCGCCAGGGCATCGCCGGGGAACTGGTGCAGGGCGCGGTCGAGCTGGCCCGTTCGCACGGCGCCACCGCGGTCGAGGCCTGCGCCGTCGACACCGCGGCCGAGGGCCGGGTCCCGGCGGCCGACCTCTACCGGGGACCCCTGTCCGTCTACCTGGCCGCCGGCTTCACCGAGGTCAGCCGCACCAACCCGCGCTGGGTCCTGGTCCGCTCAGCTGTCTAG